A genome region from Pirellulales bacterium includes the following:
- a CDS encoding class I SAM-dependent methyltransferase, with protein MSRLAKKLRAKLVDDQTNDWRTYHKMVASLLRPGIRVLDVGCGVGHVAPFPWDQYPDVEVIGIDPNPEANHNTNLNRFELLKDFSNWPVEDNSIDLVLSRYVLEHVENPEDFFANLTRVLKPGGQFIALTPNHRHPAVICSGILPLRVKQRILKATTGVQESDVFPTWYRINTLSKLRRYAQKFDLQIEHLDAREYGPTGYLDFNVFGFLVSYTYYEAVRWLFLERWFGASITVVLRKPGLNPKILSST; from the coding sequence ATGTCGCGCCTGGCAAAAAAATTGCGAGCGAAGTTAGTCGACGACCAAACCAACGATTGGCGGACTTATCATAAGATGGTTGCCTCGCTGCTTCGGCCTGGAATCAGAGTACTTGATGTGGGCTGTGGAGTAGGGCACGTCGCGCCGTTTCCATGGGATCAATATCCTGATGTGGAAGTCATCGGTATTGATCCGAATCCCGAAGCTAATCACAACACGAATTTGAATCGCTTTGAACTACTCAAAGATTTCTCGAATTGGCCCGTCGAGGACAATAGCATTGACCTTGTTCTTTCGCGGTACGTGTTGGAACACGTCGAGAATCCGGAGGATTTTTTTGCAAACCTGACGCGGGTGTTAAAGCCGGGTGGGCAATTCATCGCCCTGACTCCCAACCATCGTCATCCGGCAGTCATTTGTTCCGGCATATTGCCCCTGAGAGTAAAGCAAAGAATTTTAAAGGCTACCACCGGGGTTCAGGAATCCGATGTCTTTCCCACTTGGTACCGAATAAACACCTTAAGCAAACTTCGGCGGTACGCACAAAAATTCGATTTGCAAATTGAACATCTCGATGCCCGTGAGTATGGCCCGACTGGTTATTTGGACTTCAACGTGTTTGGATTTTTGGTGTCTTATACTTACTACGAAGCAGTCCGGTGGCTATTTCTTGAACGCTGGTTCGGTGCATCCATTACGGTAGTTCTTCGCAAACCCGGATTAAACCCCAAGATTCTTTCGTCCACTTAA
- a CDS encoding glycosyltransferase family 4 protein, whose translation MTTAPIALRSLCAGQLAFYRHQGYEVIAIANPGEDLDVVASLEGVRTMAVPMQREIRPLADVVSLWRLCRLFRRLRPEIVTTATAKASLLGLLAARLSGVPARIYQLWGLRLETTHGLKRRILKIAEWITVACAHRVICVSDSLRREYIACHCAPLEKTVVLLNGSSNGVDASRFTQTSAVKSAAENLRAQWQIAGADPVIGFVGRFVHDKGIVNLIDAFDEVLKSRPDAWLLLVGDYESGDPVPDAYVHRIATHPRIIRTGFIRDLAPYYGVMSVLALPTYREGFPNVVLEAGAAELPVVAFRATGAVDAVQDNVTGALVEIGDSHGLASALLRYLNDEERRRCHGQAARQRVLRDFSREQIWEALDSQFREVLAQAK comes from the coding sequence ATGACTACTGCCCCTATCGCCCTACGCAGTCTGTGCGCCGGGCAGTTGGCGTTTTATCGTCATCAAGGTTACGAGGTAATCGCTATCGCGAATCCAGGCGAGGACCTGGATGTGGTTGCCAGCCTTGAGGGCGTCCGAACTATGGCTGTTCCAATGCAGCGGGAAATTCGACCACTGGCCGATGTTGTTTCACTTTGGCGCTTATGCAGATTATTTCGCCGCCTCCGTCCTGAAATCGTTACCACCGCCACCGCCAAGGCCAGCCTGCTAGGCTTGCTGGCAGCAAGGCTCTCGGGAGTTCCGGCGCGAATTTATCAGCTGTGGGGACTGCGACTGGAAACGACTCACGGTCTCAAGCGCCGAATCCTGAAAATTGCCGAGTGGATCACCGTGGCCTGCGCTCATCGTGTGATCTGTGTCAGCGACAGCTTGCGTCGCGAGTATATCGCCTGCCATTGTGCTCCCTTGGAAAAAACGGTCGTTCTATTAAACGGGTCCTCCAACGGCGTCGACGCCTCGCGATTTACGCAAACTTCCGCAGTTAAATCGGCTGCCGAGAATCTCCGGGCCCAATGGCAGATTGCAGGTGCTGACCCCGTGATCGGCTTTGTGGGTCGCTTTGTTCACGACAAGGGCATTGTGAATTTGATCGATGCTTTCGACGAAGTGCTCAAGTCGCGGCCGGATGCATGGCTTTTGCTGGTCGGAGACTACGAGTCGGGAGATCCAGTGCCAGATGCGTATGTTCACCGGATTGCCACACATCCGCGCATTATCCGGACGGGCTTCATTCGCGATCTAGCGCCGTATTACGGAGTCATGTCCGTACTAGCTCTCCCCACGTATCGAGAAGGGTTTCCCAATGTTGTTTTGGAGGCTGGCGCCGCGGAATTACCCGTGGTAGCGTTTAGGGCTACAGGCGCTGTCGATGCCGTCCAAGACAACGTAACCGGGGCCTTAGTGGAAATTGGCGATTCCCACGGGTTAGCATCTGCCTTGTTACGGTATCTTAACGATGAAGAACGCCGCCGCTGCCACGGTCAAGCAGCCCGTCAGCGAGTTTTGCGAGATTTTAGCCGCGAGCAAATATGGGAGGCCTTGGATTCCCAGTTTCGCGAAGTGTTGGCGCAAGCCAAGTGA
- a CDS encoding methyltransferase domain-containing protein codes for MSVATQRYITGEYDVDFGDDQFKAEQILRLLANIPDLKMLSSYADVGCGNGGTFAGIYDGLIRFGCPLERAVGYDLLPEEKFRAHGRAGISYKRMNFFEDDQDFDLITLNDVIEHVLKPQEFCSKISQRARYVAFHIPLDDRLSVLFTNQFNCRLQSVGHVSFWSPATALNLLTASGLLPIHCCFTPGFKAPSSRARLIQRLAHPFRWIMWRINPGLMSATIGGVSLAVLCRGQK; via the coding sequence ATGAGTGTCGCGACTCAGAGGTATATAACAGGCGAATACGACGTCGATTTCGGCGACGACCAGTTCAAAGCCGAGCAGATACTTCGGCTGCTCGCAAACATACCCGATTTAAAAATGCTGTCGAGTTATGCGGATGTCGGTTGTGGAAACGGCGGCACATTCGCAGGAATCTATGATGGGCTTATCCGCTTTGGCTGCCCACTTGAGCGCGCTGTCGGTTATGACCTTCTTCCGGAGGAAAAGTTTCGTGCACATGGGCGCGCTGGGATCAGCTATAAACGGATGAATTTTTTTGAAGACGATCAAGACTTCGATTTGATTACGTTGAATGATGTCATCGAGCATGTTCTTAAGCCGCAGGAATTTTGTTCAAAAATAAGCCAGCGAGCGCGATACGTTGCTTTCCATATTCCATTGGACGATCGGCTTAGTGTACTTTTCACCAACCAGTTTAACTGTCGCTTACAAAGCGTCGGACATGTTAGCTTCTGGAGTCCGGCGACAGCACTGAATTTGCTGACCGCCTCAGGATTGCTGCCCATTCACTGCTGCTTTACACCTGGCTTTAAAGCGCCGTCGAGTCGCGCACGTTTAATCCAACGCTTAGCACATCCATTCCGTTGGATCATGTGGCGTATTAATCCAGGTCTTATGTCTGCAACGATTGGCGGCGTCAGTTTGGCAGTCCTATGTCGAGGCCAAAAGTGA
- a CDS encoding NAD-dependent epimerase/dehydratase family protein, which yields MSDLSRLRTYEKLFFSFLKSSDESYTQMAERYLVTGVTGFIGNVVCRLLLDAGHVVVGVDNLNAAYDPKLKEWRLAQLTSLPCFQFHRLDFTDLTAIEQVFENSAGHDAKTPTFAGVLHLGARAGVQPSVDDPLIYLRTNTEGTLNVLELCRRHGVPKFVLASTSSLYGAHNQVPFSEDADTSRPLSPYAATKKAAEALAFTYHHLHKIDVSIVRYFTVYGPAGRPDMSIFRFIRWIAEGVPIALTGDGEQKRDFTYVDDIARGTVAALKPLGFEVINLGGDRLTSMNSAIGQIAKLLGREPIINRRPMHPADVPATWANVDKAKRLLGWTPQISLEEGLRRTVAWYQENRDLAMQLSLGQ from the coding sequence TTGTCGGACCTCTCTCGGTTGCGAACCTATGAGAAGTTATTCTTCTCGTTCCTGAAATCGTCTGACGAAAGCTACACACAAATGGCTGAACGCTACTTAGTGACGGGGGTTACAGGCTTCATCGGCAACGTCGTCTGTCGGCTTCTGCTTGATGCCGGCCATGTCGTCGTCGGAGTCGACAATCTGAATGCCGCTTATGATCCAAAACTAAAAGAGTGGCGATTGGCCCAACTAACTTCATTGCCCTGCTTTCAATTTCATCGGCTCGATTTTACTGATCTAACTGCGATCGAGCAGGTATTTGAAAACAGCGCCGGCCACGATGCTAAGACCCCAACTTTCGCTGGTGTACTCCATTTGGGTGCGCGGGCAGGAGTGCAACCTTCGGTCGACGACCCTTTGATTTACCTCCGCACAAATACCGAAGGAACGCTGAATGTGTTGGAATTGTGCCGCCGCCATGGCGTACCCAAATTCGTGTTGGCTTCGACTTCCAGCTTGTACGGCGCGCATAATCAAGTGCCGTTTTCGGAAGATGCCGATACCAGTCGACCTCTTTCGCCGTATGCCGCTACAAAAAAAGCAGCCGAAGCTCTGGCGTTCACGTATCATCATTTGCACAAAATTGATGTCAGCATCGTGCGATACTTCACCGTCTACGGACCTGCTGGCCGGCCCGACATGAGCATTTTCCGCTTCATCCGCTGGATTGCCGAAGGCGTACCAATTGCCCTCACCGGCGACGGGGAACAAAAACGCGATTTCACTTATGTCGATGACATTGCGCGCGGCACCGTAGCCGCATTGAAGCCATTAGGATTTGAAGTGATCAATCTAGGCGGCGACCGATTGACTTCTATGAATTCTGCCATCGGGCAAATTGCGAAATTGCTGGGCCGCGAGCCAATCATCAATCGCCGTCCCATGCATCCGGCAGATGTGCCTGCCACTTGGGCAAATGTCGATAAAGCGAAACGATTGCTGGGCTGGACGCCGCAAATATCGCTTGAGGAAGGCCTGCGCCGGACCGTAGCCTGGTACCAAGAAAATCGCGACCTAGCCATGCAGCTCAGCTTGGGGCAGTAA
- a CDS encoding glycosyltransferase family 4 protein — translation MQESVTLRQELGLPAAAPIVLHVGRFTWEKNHLGLLAIFQEVLKSVPQARMLLVGAGPLQSKVKNAIIECGLENNAILLGMRNDVPRLMRCCQVLLHPSFFEGLPVTVLEAMSAGLPVVASDIPGIRAEVIESGHSGFLHSVNEPLAMAQSISQLLLNPALAAKIGQTGRTIVENHFSLAATANRYITLYENCMLQKPDIIPTSMPTRHSSRTIDAGRQSLKSF, via the coding sequence ATGCAAGAATCCGTGACGCTGCGACAGGAACTCGGTCTGCCTGCCGCGGCGCCCATCGTATTACATGTCGGTCGATTTACCTGGGAAAAAAATCATTTGGGGCTACTTGCGATTTTTCAGGAAGTGCTAAAGTCGGTGCCTCAGGCCCGCATGCTGCTTGTGGGCGCGGGGCCATTGCAGTCGAAAGTCAAAAACGCAATTATCGAATGCGGCTTGGAAAACAATGCCATTCTGTTGGGAATGCGCAATGACGTGCCACGTCTTATGCGCTGCTGCCAAGTTCTGCTGCATCCGTCATTTTTTGAAGGCTTGCCTGTCACAGTTTTGGAAGCCATGTCCGCTGGTCTGCCGGTAGTGGCATCAGATATCCCCGGAATCCGGGCCGAGGTCATCGAATCTGGGCATTCGGGCTTTCTCCACTCTGTCAACGAGCCTCTCGCCATGGCTCAATCCATTTCACAACTACTTCTTAATCCTGCATTGGCCGCAAAAATCGGCCAAACCGGCCGCACGATCGTGGAAAACCATTTTTCGCTAGCGGCCACGGCGAATCGATACATCACGCTTTACGAGAATTGCATGCTGCAAAAACCGGATATAATACCGACAAGCATGCCCACAAGGCACAGTTCCAGGACGATTGATGCTGGCCGCCAATCCCTAAAATCTTTTTGA
- a CDS encoding nucleotide sugar dehydrogenase: MPDLSSAILKKSATVGVIGLGYVGIPLIQAFVKAGYSTMGFDIDSTKVDRLLAGQSYIGHIPSSWISECIQSQRFVPTADMQRLKEADAILICVPTPLNESRDPDLSYIEATARQIAAVLRPGQLIVLESTTYPGTTRDVVLPILAATGLKPGQDFFLAYSPEREDPGNPNYTASAIPKVVGGIDPGSSELAQSLYRQAVVQVIPVSSCEVAEACKILENTYRSVNIAMVNELKVLFDRIGIDVWDVIDAAKTKPFGFQAFYPGPGLGGHCIPIDPFYLSWVARKHGMITRFIELAGEINTGMPLYVISRLIEALNNVGKPVRGSKIGLLGVAYKKDVDDPRESPSFELLEMLMARGAILSYNDPHVPRMPQMRHHRLPEMHSQALTAEYLAAQDCVLIATDHSAYDYDFIVQHSRLVIDTRNATRHVRQGREKICKA, translated from the coding sequence ATGCCCGATCTCAGCTCCGCAATCTTGAAAAAGTCCGCCACGGTCGGCGTCATTGGTTTGGGATATGTCGGAATTCCGCTGATTCAAGCATTTGTCAAAGCCGGATATAGCACGATGGGCTTTGACATCGATTCGACCAAAGTCGATCGGCTTTTGGCAGGACAAAGCTACATCGGGCACATTCCATCGAGTTGGATCAGCGAATGCATTCAATCGCAGCGTTTTGTGCCCACTGCCGACATGCAGCGGTTAAAAGAAGCCGACGCCATTTTGATTTGCGTGCCGACGCCGCTGAATGAAAGTCGCGATCCTGATCTAAGCTATATCGAAGCCACAGCACGCCAAATTGCCGCAGTCCTCCGGCCAGGACAACTCATTGTCCTCGAAAGCACTACCTATCCCGGCACTACGCGCGATGTCGTGCTGCCCATTTTAGCCGCCACCGGGTTGAAACCTGGACAAGATTTTTTCTTGGCTTACAGCCCGGAACGAGAAGACCCAGGTAACCCGAACTATACGGCCAGTGCAATTCCCAAGGTCGTCGGCGGCATCGATCCGGGTAGTTCTGAATTGGCCCAGTCACTCTATCGCCAAGCGGTGGTGCAAGTAATTCCGGTAAGCAGTTGCGAAGTAGCCGAGGCCTGCAAAATTCTCGAAAACACGTACCGTTCGGTGAATATTGCCATGGTGAATGAATTGAAGGTGTTATTCGACCGCATCGGAATCGACGTGTGGGATGTCATCGACGCTGCCAAGACCAAGCCGTTTGGCTTTCAGGCGTTTTATCCAGGGCCCGGGCTGGGCGGACATTGTATTCCAATCGATCCGTTTTATTTGAGTTGGGTGGCTCGCAAGCACGGAATGATCACACGCTTTATTGAGCTGGCCGGAGAAATCAACACCGGAATGCCACTTTACGTCATTAGTCGGCTGATCGAGGCCTTGAACAATGTCGGCAAACCAGTGCGGGGAAGTAAAATTGGCCTGCTTGGCGTTGCCTACAAGAAAGACGTTGACGACCCACGAGAAAGCCCGTCGTTCGAATTACTGGAAATGCTCATGGCGCGTGGAGCGATCCTAAGTTATAACGATCCGCATGTTCCACGAATGCCTCAAATGCGCCATCACCGTTTGCCAGAAATGCACAGCCAAGCTCTCACGGCCGAATATTTGGCAGCCCAAGATTGTGTCTTGATTGCGACCGACCACTCGGCATACGACTACGATTTTATCGTACAACATTCCCGCTTGGTGATTGACACGCGGAATGCTACGCGGCATGTTCGCCAGGGTAGGGAGAAGATTTGCAAGGCTTAA
- the asnB gene encoding asparagine synthase (glutamine-hydrolyzing), translating into MCGICGLVFRDPRVQPEVETLRRMAATIRHRGPDDCGVQVLGSAGLGHLRLAIIDLSPAGHQPMANEDNTVWIVFNGEIYNFAALRRELESRHQFRSKTDTEVLIHLYEEEGERMVDRLDGMFAFVIVDLKQQRILLARDPFGIKPLFYALDDRRLVFGSEIKPLLASGEVNRDIDISALNDYFDFDWIPAPKSIFRDVRKLLPAHTMLLDMASWQASFRRYWQPQYRPEEGRSLDSWADEAETVLSTAVRQHMVADVPVGAFLSGGIDSTLVSLYGSQSSEAPLRTFTIDFDDQAFSEAPFARQVANQIHSQAIFRQLPGESVDHLPQLATYYDEPFADASLLPTYAVSREARKEVTVALSGDGGDELFSGYLHHRWANYLSRLDLLPATVSQPLFGMAAKLTPRHLRLHNLFRRMSLSPVLRRLSVVRLPAQAMRSRLLAPEIREPAQQRYWHWNKYHDELAGLPPVTQAQFYDLLLYLPNDMLVKVDRASMAHSLEVRVPMLCRSVAEFAFRIPEETRFESGNEKRVLRHLTARHFGNKLAYRPKQGFGIPLKRWMRQYLATGGQQKIMDSRCYKSGYLDPQGVQQMIKKVNLGANRWVTHHRADELFALLVLIAWWDQYLG; encoded by the coding sequence ATGTGTGGAATTTGTGGATTGGTTTTCCGAGATCCCCGTGTGCAGCCCGAAGTGGAAACACTTCGTCGGATGGCGGCTACGATCCGCCATCGCGGTCCGGACGACTGTGGCGTACAGGTCTTAGGCAGCGCCGGATTGGGTCATTTGCGCTTGGCGATTATTGACCTCTCGCCAGCCGGACATCAACCGATGGCGAACGAAGACAATACGGTTTGGATTGTCTTCAATGGCGAAATATACAACTTCGCCGCATTGCGGCGAGAGCTTGAAAGCCGACATCAATTCCGTTCCAAAACAGATACCGAAGTTCTCATTCACCTTTATGAAGAAGAAGGTGAACGGATGGTCGATCGGCTAGACGGAATGTTTGCCTTTGTAATTGTCGATCTCAAACAGCAACGGATACTTCTGGCGCGCGATCCCTTTGGAATTAAACCGCTATTTTATGCGTTGGATGATCGACGGTTAGTCTTTGGCTCCGAGATCAAGCCGCTATTGGCTTCCGGAGAGGTCAATCGAGATATCGACATTAGCGCACTGAACGATTATTTTGACTTTGACTGGATTCCAGCTCCCAAATCAATCTTCCGCGATGTTCGGAAGCTTTTGCCTGCGCATACCATGTTGCTTGACATGGCCTCCTGGCAGGCGAGCTTCCGGCGTTATTGGCAGCCGCAATACCGCCCGGAAGAAGGTCGTTCGCTCGACTCTTGGGCCGATGAAGCCGAAACTGTGCTTTCGACGGCGGTCCGCCAGCACATGGTGGCGGATGTTCCCGTGGGCGCCTTTCTGAGCGGCGGAATTGATTCCACACTCGTTTCGCTCTATGGCAGCCAATCCAGCGAAGCGCCATTGCGTACTTTTACCATCGATTTTGACGATCAAGCTTTTTCTGAGGCTCCATTTGCCCGGCAAGTTGCGAACCAAATTCACTCGCAAGCTATTTTTCGTCAGTTGCCTGGCGAATCCGTCGATCACCTGCCTCAACTTGCCACCTATTACGACGAACCTTTCGCTGATGCCTCCTTGCTTCCTACCTATGCAGTGAGTCGTGAAGCACGCAAAGAGGTTACTGTCGCTCTGTCAGGCGATGGTGGAGATGAACTTTTCAGCGGCTACCTCCATCACCGCTGGGCCAACTATCTTAGTCGTCTCGATCTGCTTCCCGCCACAGTTAGTCAGCCGCTGTTTGGTATGGCGGCTAAACTGACGCCTCGGCATCTGAGGCTTCATAATCTGTTTCGCAGGATGAGCTTGTCTCCCGTTTTGCGACGGCTCTCTGTGGTGCGCCTACCGGCCCAAGCCATGCGATCTCGCCTGTTAGCTCCAGAGATTCGCGAACCGGCGCAACAACGATATTGGCATTGGAATAAGTATCATGACGAATTGGCTGGGCTGCCGCCAGTGACTCAGGCTCAGTTCTACGACTTACTTTTATATTTGCCCAATGATATGTTGGTAAAGGTAGACCGCGCCAGCATGGCCCACTCTCTTGAGGTTCGCGTTCCGATGCTTTGCCGGTCCGTAGCCGAATTCGCTTTTCGCATTCCTGAAGAGACTCGGTTTGAAAGTGGGAACGAAAAGCGGGTATTGCGCCACCTCACCGCTCGTCATTTTGGAAATAAACTCGCCTATCGTCCCAAGCAGGGTTTTGGCATCCCGCTGAAGCGCTGGATGAGGCAATACCTAGCAACTGGTGGCCAACAGAAAATTATGGACAGCCGTTGTTATAAAAGCGGTTATCTCGATCCTCAAGGCGTACAGCAGATGATCAAAAAAGTCAATCTAGGCGCAAACCGCTGGGTAACTCACCACCGCGCAGACGAATTATTTGCGCTATTAGTTTTGATCGCTTGGTGGGATCAATACCTGGGATGA